TTTGGAAGTGACTCCTCAGAGCTTACGTCTTCGTAAGAAATTTCTCGACGCGAACATGCGTAAACGTAACAAATAAAACCAGAAACCGCAGATCGGTAAAAAGGATCTGCGGTTTTTTTTCTTCTTCATTCTCCCCTCGCAACTCGATTTTTCGTTTTTCAAAAAGCTTTTTCTATCTCCTTCCAAATTAAGATTCGAAGTAAGTAAACGATTCGGATTCGGATCAAAATTCTTCCTTTCCGTTTCAGCTAACGTGCGTTATTTGATAGATCAAAAGAATATTCTATATCTTGAATGTCATTTCCAGTAGTTTAAAAAATACGGAATTATCATTCGAATATTTTCTTCTATAGCTTCAAAACAAAAAAAGAAATAATATAAATAGAATCCAGTTTGGAAACGAACGTTTTGCTTTTTACACTTTCGAATTGCTTATTTTTTAAGCTGAAATTTATTTCCAAAAAATTTTTTATAAAAAAATTTGGCCTTCTTGAATGTTGGATACGTATATAAGGGGAAAGATAAAAGATCAACGTGAGCCGAATCGATCAAGTTGATTCATTTTAATTTGAATTTGACAGGAGGCCGATTGCTAAAAGTTCTGATAATGAAATTGGAGAAAGCATGAGAGCTTTTATAAAAGATATATGGTTTCATAGGGAGTCGGAGATCCGATCACTCAATGGACTTCGCGCTTTCGCAATTATTTTAGTCATTTTAAATCACTACGCTCTTGTATGGGAAGAGTTCGGAACCTTTCATTCCGAATCTTTCTTCTGGTCGGGAGTAGATCTTTCTTTTGTTCTCAGCGGTTTCTTAATTTCATTGGGGCTTTGGAACGATTGGACGAGAAACGGCAAAATCAATTTTAAATCATTCTTCTTAAAAAGAACTCTTCGCATCTTCCCGGCCTATTTTCTTTTTATTACGATCAGTCTTGTGTTCTTGATGATCGCTTTGAAGGTCGCTCAAAAAACCGAAATGCTGCAGCAGACAAATCGTCTGAGCCTTTCTCTCATGAATTCCTGGGGAGATTTTGTTTTCCTTGGAAATTATTTCCAGGGCTTTAACATCCACACCTGGTCCCTTTCTATGGAAGAACAGTTTTACCTGATATTTCCTTTTTTCTGCGGTTGGATTTTGTTTAAGAAAGAAGCCAATGTAAGACAGGGATTTTTATGGCTTCTTCTTTTGATTCCGACCCTGACTCGGTTTTGGGTCTATCTAAAGACGAGTGATTCCTCTCCGGACTACTTTCAAGAAATCTACTTTCCTTTTCACACTCGTTTTGACTCTCTCGTAATCGGTGTGATCACGATGGACATTTATGTAAATCACAAACGAATCGCGGGAAAGCTCAAAGAAAGCGATTTCGTTTATTATTCTTGCTTATTCTTTTTTCTTTGTCTCCTGCTTGCGGCGCATTGGATTCACGAACAGACTAACAATATTCTCACACACACGATTAAATACAATTTTTTGAATATTGGTTTTGCCGGCATTTTGATACTTTCGATCGTTCGTTTGGAGGGATTTTTGCACAGATTTTTGAGTCTGAGATTTTTTGTTCCCATATCAAGATTGAGTTATACGATCTATCTCTGGCATTTGGTTTTGATAGGAGTCGCCATTTCCATCTTGGGAATCAAATCGGAGCCGGAATCCGTCGCCGTTTTTTTGACCCAATTTCTGATCGTATTTGTTTTTATCATTCTTCTCGCATTTCCACTTTATATTCTCATCGAATATCCGTTTCAGAAATTACGTTCTAAGATGATTTCAAAGTAACACTAAATTCTAATATTAGAATCTTTTGAATTATTATCTTTCGTTTTTCAATTTCTCGATTTCTCGGATCAATTCTTCCTTGCTCACGTTCGGATCGGATTTTAATTTACGAATGAGTTCGTCCGCTGTGGCTCTTTTATTGATCGCTTTGTTGTCCACGATACCTTCCAAAAGAACGGGATCTCCGATTACGACGGATAAATTCTTTTTGGAAACGGGTTCCAAGGTTGCCGATTGCTGAAAAACTTCTATAACCTTGCAGGAAACTTTTTCCTTTCCTACAAAAAATATCATTCCCGGTCTGATAAAATCCGTTTTTGAAAATACGGCGACGATTCTGTCTTCGACGTTTTCTCCACCTTTGTAAAAGACGACTCCGGTGATCTCATTGTCCAGTGTGAGTTTTTTTTGATTAACGGTGGTCGTAACTCTTCCTAAAAACGCATTGCCGATTTTACGGTAGATCGTTTTAGAAAATTTAAGCTCTCTTCCGTCTTGTCCGATTTCTCCTAAAAGATTTCCGCTGGAAGTGACGTTGCCGACCTCTCTTACTTTTGCGGGAGCTCCCATCTCGTTGAGTTTCCATTTTTTAGGATCCGATTCCCGGACGCCCATGTGAAGAACGTGATATTCTTGGTATAAGGATTCTTGAAGGAGAATTTCGTTCAGGCTCGTTACGACTCCGCCGGATCGGATTCTCCATTCCTCTCTGTTGTCGCTTGCGATAAACGAAAGACGTACGATCGTTTTCCGTTCGAACGCGAGATCGCCGTTCGCCTTTGGAAAGATACTAAGGACTTCGAGTTTTAGTTTTCCATCCTTATCCCATTCGTTGGTTTCGGAGGAAAGATAGAGGCCGCTTAGATTCGGATCGGGAGGAGTGGGTTTGCCCTTGAGATTCCCGATACAATTGATAAACGAAAAAGTATATAATAAAATAAGAATATAGATCGTTTTGATTTTCATAAAAGTTCCGAAGGTTAGAATGAATTTTTCTTTTTAAGGGTAAAGTATCTTTTTGCTTGGTCGTTTCTTTTTTGGAACCGCTTTTGCTGCTTTTCCCGCGGCCATATACTTTTTTTTAAGCGTTTCCGGGAACTTTTCGATCGCATAACGTAACATCGTCCTCGGCATGGTTGCGGCGTAACGATCCAAAAAGCCGAGTTCGATCCTTAGATCTCGATTTCCAACCTCTCGAAGCATCCATCCGACGGCCTTGTGAATGAGATCCTCCGGATCTTGTAAAAGCTCTTTTGATATCCTTAAGATATCTTTAAAGTCCTTAGTCCGAATAAACGCGTATGTGGAAAGAACTGAAATTCTTCTTTCCCAAAGATTTTTCGATTTGGCGAGTCGATATAAAATTTTACGATCCTTGTTCAAAAGATAATCTCCGATCAAAACTCTCGCGCTCAAGTCCACCAAATCCCAGTTGTTCACATGTTTTAGATTTTTAAGATAAAATTGATGAACGCTCTTTCGAACTTTCTCATCCCCCTTTTCAAACTGATCGCAAAGAATAAAAAGCGAAGTAAGTCTTTCTTCATGAATCGGCGATCGTAAAAGAATTTCGATTTCAGGCAACGGAAGGTCTTTGTGTTGTTTGGCGATTTTTCTTTGATTGGGAACCGTGATTCCGAGAAATACGTCCCCTTCCGCATATTCGCCGGGACCCGTCTTAAAGAATCCTGCGAGGAAGTCCGCTTTGATCGGGTCGCCTAACTCTTGCAATGCTTTGCGAACGTTTTCAGCTTTCGAGGAAATTGAAGAATCTTTCATCGGTCTTTGGTAATCGAACGTGTTCTTCCGAGCAATTCTATTTTTCGAATGCGGAATGAGTTTCCAATATTAGAAAAGACTTTTTAATTTTTAAATCCGAGAATCCGGTAAAAGATTGACTTCGGTTTAACAAGGGGATCGAATTCAGTCCGATTTTGATACCTCTCAAAAAAGGAGAATTCTATGTTTATCGGACATTACAGCGTTGCCTTGGTTTTGAAAAAGACCGTTCCGAAGACTCCGTTCTGGTCTCTTCTCGTAGGAGTTCAGTTTGTCGATTTTTTGTTTATGGTTTTTATCATGCTGGGAATCGAACATATGAGATTGGTTCCCGGATTTACGGCGAGCAATCCATTCGATCTTTATTATATGCCTTATACTCACAGTCTTGTCGCCGGAGTTTTGTGGGCGCTGTTTACTTTTTTGGGATTTTACTTTTATCTAAAGTCGGAGATCGGTTCTTATCGATGGAAGGTCGCGTTAGCGGTAGCGCTCTCCGTCCTTTCCCATTTTATTTTAGATCTACCGGTGCACACTCCCGATCTTCCGATCTTTTCGGATTCCGGCCCCAAGCTGGGCTTCGGTCTTTGGAATAATCTCTGGCTCACAGTCGGAATCGAAGCGGCTTTAACCGTTCTTTCGTTCGTATATTATTTTAGCGGAAGTAAAAACGGAGAAGGTTTCTCTGGAAAATGGGGAATGCAGATTCTCGCGGGTTCTTTTTTGCTTCTGATCTTTATCAATCCTTTCGCTCCCGTTCCGGATAATATCTATGCGTTTGCGATCCAAGCTCTCGTTCTTTATACTTTGATCGCTTATCTCGGACATCGGCTGGACGCAAAGAGAATCTACGAAGTTTCGTAAATCTCAAATCGGAAAGTTCCTACGCGGGAATTCTTAAAAATAAAGATTGAAAACGACAGTTTTGAATTCTCAGCGGACAAGATGGATCGGCTTCTTTTTTTGCTGTCTTTGTTCCTTAGAGAATAAGGAAAGCGTTTGGAAGTCGATCCATAATGGGAAGAAAGACTTGTCAGAAACCGTCTGAATCCCAGAGTTAAGAAAGTATGGCAAATCGGGAAGAAACGGCAAAAGACTCGAAGAACAAAAGGCGTCCTCTTCATAATATTTATGGAAAGGAAATTCTTAAAAAACGTCTTGAGTCCGAAAACTTTCCTAGAACCACATTCTCCTTTTATCGTTATGTCATTTTAGAAAACACGGAACTCCTGCGGGACCAACTTTATCTGGAATGGGAATCTCTGGGCGTTCTTGGTCGTATTTATATCGCGAGGGAAGGAATCAACGCGCAACTCTCAGTTCCTTCTCATAACTTTGAAAAGTATAGGGAGAATTTGGATTCGAGAGAAGAATTCAAAAATATGCCCTTTAAGATCGCAGTGGAAGACGACCGAGAATCTTTCTTAAAACTGGATCTAAAAATCAGAAAAAAAATCGTAGCCGACGGCCTGGACGACGACGCATTCGATGTGACTAACGTTGGAACTCATCTTTCCGCGGAAGAATTCAATCGCCATCTGGAATCGGAAAAGACGATCGTCGTCGACGTGCGAAATCATTATGAGAGTGAGATCGGTCATTTCGAAAAAGCGCTCCTACCTCAATCCGATACGTTTAGAGAAGAACTTCAAATGCTTCTGGAGTTATTAAACGGAAAAGAAGATGAGAAAATTCTAATGTATTGCACCGGAGGAATTCGTTGTGAAAAAGCGAGCGCTTGGCTGAAACACCACGGATACAAGGACGTAAATCAACTTCACGGTGGAATCATTTCATACGCACACGAAGTCGCGGAAAAAGGATTAGAGTCCAAATTCAAAGGTAAGAATTTTGTCTTCGACGGTCGTTTGCAGGAAAAGATCGGAACGGAAATCATCTCGACTTGCCACCAGTGTGGACAAAAAAGCGATCGTCACGTAAACTGTGCAAATCCCGGATGTCATATTCTTTTTATCCAATGCGAGAGTTGTTCGGAAAAGTTCGAAGGCTGTTGTACGGAAGAATGCAGAACGATTCTTCATTTGCCGAAGGAAAAACAAAAAGAAATCCGTAAGGGAAAACTGAACGACAATCGATTCTTTACCAAATCAAGAATCCGTCCAAAAATTTCCGAACTCTATAAAACTCAGAATCCTTTCGAAACCGTCTAAACGTTTAAAGATTTTGTCCGTTTGGACCAGAACCAAGCAAGGCTCACGCCTGCGATCGCGTGCCAAATTCCCCAAGTCGCGGCTATGATCGCCATACTTCCTTGTCCTCCGAAAAAAGCAAAGATGAGAACTAAGCCGAGTCCCGAATTTTGAATTCCGGTTTCGATTGAAATACATCTTGCGTCCCTTTCGTCCAGACGCATAAGTTTTGCAAAATAATAACCGAGAAGAAAGCCGATCGAGTTCATTAGAAAAACGTAAAGAAAGACCCTATGGATGACCTGTAAGAAAATTTCGAAATTCGCCGCGAGTGCGATGACAAGAAATGCAGCAAAGATCAGGGCAGAAAGTAGCTTGAGAGGCTTTTCGATTTTGGCCGAGATTGCCGGTAGAAAACGATTGGTCAAAAGACCAAGAGAGATCGGAATCAAAAGGATCATCAGGATGGCTTTAAAGACATCCCAGGGATTGAGAGTGATCTCTTTCAACGCGTTGTGAACGGGTGGGTAGAGATTCCCCCAAAAAAAGAAATTAAACGGAGTCGCGACGATTGCGAGTGTGGAAGAAACGGCCGTAAGGGAAATGGAAAGAGCCGTGTTTCCCTTTGCCAGAGACGTAATGAAGTTGGAAATGTTTCCGCCGGGACAAGCGGCTACCAGAAGCATGCCTAACGCAACACCGGGCGGAGGATTTAAAATCCAAAGCAGCACATAGGTCGCAAACGGAAATAACAGAAATTGAGAAACAATTCCGGTAATGGACGCTTTCGGCTTTTTAAAAAGAAGTTTAAAATCTTCTAATTTAAGTTCCAAGGCGATCCCGAACATGATCAACCCCAGAAGGAGATTTAAAAACAGCAATCCACTTTCGTGAAAGTTAATCCGAACCGCGTCCAATTCCTGCATCGATCAATCCGCCCAGGCTACGTAAATTTGTCTTGGCCCTGAAAAAGGATGTCTTCCGTGAGAGACCGAATAGTTATCGATCACGAGAACGTCTCCGTTTTGCCAAGAGAAGAGAGAAATATTTTTCCAGAATACTTTTTGAATTTCAACGAGTTCTTTCGGAGTGATTTCGTCTCCGTTTCCGTAGTTGCAAGTCGTATCCAGATATTCTTTTTTTGTTGTGAGCTTCTTGAGAAGGGTTAACACTTCAAGAGCGATTCCGATAAAGAGTCCACGAATCGTTTTCTGACGGGCAAAGATATGCCAGTATTCTTTTCTCGCGGCGTCGATATGAAACACTTGCGAGTGATTGTGCCAAGCGAGGGTTTTGAATTCAGGATGTTTTCGAATCGCAAGAGTTGTGTTGATCAGCCGAAGGTTGTCGTCTCCGAACCATTCCACTTTGAAGTTTTGTTTTTTAGAAATCTTCTCCACCTCGTCTCGATTTTTGGACTGAAACATTTCATCCCAACGTTTGGTTTTCCAAAATTGAAAGCGAGATTGATTGGAAGGCCCGTTGTAAACTCTGGAATACTGAATTCTTTCCTTCTCGAATTTATCACGAATCGATTGAGGAACTTCTTGTAGGACCTTTCTTAGATCGGTAATCGGAGTTTCCCCGAATTGACCGGGAGCTTGACCACAAAAGAAAAAAAGTTTCCGGGGAGGAGAATCCAAAAAGCTCATCTCCGCGTGTTGCATGATCGGATACGCCGGTGGAAGTTCGGTCGCGGTGAAGGCATACTTTGTGACCTGATTGCGAGGCGAAGTTCCCAGATAATTATTTTTTAGATTGGGATCTACGTTTAAGATTACGTCTTCAAAATCCTGAGGAGAGACGACGTCAAATCCTCTGAAAAGAATGGCGCCGTATTCTTTAAGATCATCGCTTAACGTGCGTTTGTTGGACTTGATCCATTGAATCAAAAAAGATTTATCCGCCTGATCCGATGAGTTCGGTTGATAAACGACCGGTAACGGATTTTTAGGATCCAGAAAACCTTTCTGTAAGGATAAAGCGGATTTTGCGTTCGTCTTTTTAGGAGCGACCGACTTTGATTTCGGCTTAGACTGAGTCTTTCCCTTTGTCTTCGGTTTAGTAAGAGTTTTTGTCGCCATGGTGAATAACGTCCCTCGAAAAGATTTCCAGATCCTACTCAAGGATTCATTTGGAAAAGGTATTTTTTAAATACGATAAGAATGTGGTTTTCTTGAAGCACAAGGAGAATTTGTTATAACAGAATAAAAATATAATAAAACGAATCAAACCGTGAAAGAAAAATTTTTCCTCCAATCCCTTGAATAATGCGGTCTCTTTAAAATTCTATTAAGAATCATAAATTTCAGTCATTTTATGAATGGAAAAGATCTTGTTTGTATGGAATAAAATTTTATCCAAACGACGCTCCGCTAATTTTGAGCCCTGCCGTTTTACGAGAAAATAATCCGTTAAAACAGAAAATTACTTGCAATCTTGAATTCTCCCTCTTAGTTAAAATCTGAAAGAATTTGATTCTTCCAAAAGGCATTTGGAGGCTTTATGAAAAAAATCCGGCTGAACTTTGGTTTCATTCTTCTCATTCCGTTTTTGCGGGACCGGACGAGGTCCTTGTGACTAGTGAATGGCTTTCACAAAATCCGGAAAATCCAAAAGTCCGCATCGTAGAAGTGATCGCCGAATCCTTCGTTTTCTCTTTTACTTTCGATCAATTCAAACCTTCGATTCCGGAACTTCCGTGGCTCAAAGCGAGTGTTTCTTTTAGCGGAGGAATCTTTTTAGGTTGGTGTGCTTGCGTTTCGGTCGGATGTACGTTTGGAAATTTTTTTCCGGGAATTTCCGAAGGTTCACTTTCCGGCTTTGTATTCGCGCTTGGTTTGATTCCGGGAATCTTGCTTGGAAGTTATCCTTTAAATCCGAAACGTCGATCTTGAAAATTCTTGCCTGTCTTGTGTTGTTTTATAAATCTAATTTAGGAGTTATATTTTTATGAAATTCATCAAACTCAGTTTTTGGGTCCTTATTCTTTCCGTTCTTGTCCTTTCTCATTGTAAGAAGGCGGGAGCGCCTCAACTTCCCGGAGATAGAAAATCTCTCAAGATCGGAATTTGCCCCGGTCCTTATGGAAACCTTCTGAAAAAAGCGGTGTTCCCGAACTTGGAAAAGAAAGGATACAAATTGGAAATCGTGGAATTTAGCGATTATATCCAACCGAATCTTGCATTAGAAAACGGTGATATTGACGCGAATCTTTTTCAACACACGGTTTACTTAAATAAATTTTCCAAGGATAAGAATCTGAATCTTTCTCCGATCATTTCCGTTCCTACCGCTCCGATGGCGATTTTTGCCGGTAAAAGTAAGACGATTCAATCCGTACCAAGCGGCGGAACCGTGACTCTACCGAACGATCCAACCAATCAACTCAGAGCTCTTAAACTTTTTGAAGAATTGGGGTTATTAAAGGTTTCGCCTAACGCAAATCCTGCGAAAGCTTCCTTATCGGACGTAACCGAAAATCCTAAAAAACTGGAACTTCGTCCTTTGGAAGCAGCGCAACTCCCGAGGTCTTTGGAGAGTGCGGACATCGCGGCGGTTAACGGAAATTTTGCGATCGCATCCGGTTTGGATCTTACAAAGGCGTTAAAGTTAGAATCCTTAGCGGAAGAACACAAAAATATTATCGTAGTCCGTTCCGGCGAAAAAGACGCGGTTTTTGCAAAAGACATTTTGGAATCGGTTCATTCTCCCGAGTTTGCGAAGGTGATCGACTCCGACTTCAAAGGT
This is a stretch of genomic DNA from Leptospira tipperaryensis. It encodes these proteins:
- a CDS encoding acyltransferase family protein; protein product: MRAFIKDIWFHRESEIRSLNGLRAFAIILVILNHYALVWEEFGTFHSESFFWSGVDLSFVLSGFLISLGLWNDWTRNGKINFKSFFLKRTLRIFPAYFLFITISLVFLMIALKVAQKTEMLQQTNRLSLSLMNSWGDFVFLGNYFQGFNIHTWSLSMEEQFYLIFPFFCGWILFKKEANVRQGFLWLLLLIPTLTRFWVYLKTSDSSPDYFQEIYFPFHTRFDSLVIGVITMDIYVNHKRIAGKLKESDFVYYSCLFFFLCLLLAAHWIHEQTNNILTHTIKYNFLNIGFAGILILSIVRLEGFLHRFLSLRFFVPISRLSYTIYLWHLVLIGVAISILGIKSEPESVAVFLTQFLIVFVFIILLAFPLYILIEYPFQKLRSKMISK
- a CDS encoding LIC12353 family lipoprotein — translated: MKIKTIYILILLYTFSFINCIGNLKGKPTPPDPNLSGLYLSSETNEWDKDGKLKLEVLSIFPKANGDLAFERKTIVRLSFIASDNREEWRIRSGGVVTSLNEILLQESLYQEYHVLHMGVRESDPKKWKLNEMGAPAKVREVGNVTSSGNLLGEIGQDGRELKFSKTIYRKIGNAFLGRVTTTVNQKKLTLDNEITGVVFYKGGENVEDRIVAVFSKTDFIRPGMIFFVGKEKVSCKVIEVFQQSATLEPVSKKNLSVVIGDPVLLEGIVDNKAINKRATADELIRKLKSDPNVSKEELIREIEKLKNER
- a CDS encoding DNA alkylation repair protein, with translation MKDSSISSKAENVRKALQELGDPIKADFLAGFFKTGPGEYAEGDVFLGITVPNQRKIAKQHKDLPLPEIEILLRSPIHEERLTSLFILCDQFEKGDEKVRKSVHQFYLKNLKHVNNWDLVDLSARVLIGDYLLNKDRKILYRLAKSKNLWERRISVLSTYAFIRTKDFKDILRISKELLQDPEDLIHKAVGWMLREVGNRDLRIELGFLDRYAATMPRTMLRYAIEKFPETLKKKYMAAGKAAKAVPKKKRPSKKILYP
- a CDS encoding rhodanese-related sulfurtransferase, with protein sequence MANREETAKDSKNKRRPLHNIYGKEILKKRLESENFPRTTFSFYRYVILENTELLRDQLYLEWESLGVLGRIYIAREGINAQLSVPSHNFEKYRENLDSREEFKNMPFKIAVEDDRESFLKLDLKIRKKIVADGLDDDAFDVTNVGTHLSAEEFNRHLESEKTIVVDVRNHYESEIGHFEKALLPQSDTFREELQMLLELLNGKEDEKILMYCTGGIRCEKASAWLKHHGYKDVNQLHGGIISYAHEVAEKGLESKFKGKNFVFDGRLQEKIGTEIISTCHQCGQKSDRHVNCANPGCHILFIQCESCSEKFEGCCTEECRTILHLPKEKQKEIRKGKLNDNRFFTKSRIRPKISELYKTQNPFETV
- a CDS encoding bile acid:sodium symporter family protein, which produces MQELDAVRINFHESGLLFLNLLLGLIMFGIALELKLEDFKLLFKKPKASITGIVSQFLLFPFATYVLLWILNPPPGVALGMLLVAACPGGNISNFITSLAKGNTALSISLTAVSSTLAIVATPFNFFFWGNLYPPVHNALKEITLNPWDVFKAILMILLIPISLGLLTNRFLPAISAKIEKPLKLLSALIFAAFLVIALAANFEIFLQVIHRVFLYVFLMNSIGFLLGYYFAKLMRLDERDARCISIETGIQNSGLGLVLIFAFFGGQGSMAIIAATWGIWHAIAGVSLAWFWSKRTKSLNV
- a CDS encoding TauD/TfdA family dioxygenase → MATKTLTKPKTKGKTQSKPKSKSVAPKKTNAKSALSLQKGFLDPKNPLPVVYQPNSSDQADKSFLIQWIKSNKRTLSDDLKEYGAILFRGFDVVSPQDFEDVILNVDPNLKNNYLGTSPRNQVTKYAFTATELPPAYPIMQHAEMSFLDSPPRKLFFFCGQAPGQFGETPITDLRKVLQEVPQSIRDKFEKERIQYSRVYNGPSNQSRFQFWKTKRWDEMFQSKNRDEVEKISKKQNFKVEWFGDDNLRLINTTLAIRKHPEFKTLAWHNHSQVFHIDAARKEYWHIFARQKTIRGLFIGIALEVLTLLKKLTTKKEYLDTTCNYGNGDEITPKELVEIQKVFWKNISLFSWQNGDVLVIDNYSVSHGRHPFSGPRQIYVAWAD
- a CDS encoding YeeE/YedE thiosulfate transporter family protein, with protein sequence MILPKGIWRLYEKNPAELWFHSSHSVFAGPDEVLVTSEWLSQNPENPKVRIVEVIAESFVFSFTFDQFKPSIPELPWLKASVSFSGGIFLGWCACVSVGCTFGNFFPGISEGSLSGFVFALGLIPGILLGSYPLNPKRRS
- a CDS encoding MetQ/NlpA family ABC transporter substrate-binding protein, whose translation is MKFIKLSFWVLILSVLVLSHCKKAGAPQLPGDRKSLKIGICPGPYGNLLKKAVFPNLEKKGYKLEIVEFSDYIQPNLALENGDIDANLFQHTVYLNKFSKDKNLNLSPIISVPTAPMAIFAGKSKTIQSVPSGGTVTLPNDPTNQLRALKLFEELGLLKVSPNANPAKASLSDVTENPKKLELRPLEAAQLPRSLESADIAAVNGNFAIASGLDLTKALKLESLAEEHKNIIVVRSGEKDAVFAKDILESVHSPEFAKVIDSDFKGFQKPDWFEKK